The DNA window atttacattcaTACATATCTCTACATATAAACTTGACGCTTCAGTTTTCTGTTTCTGTGTTTACGCATTTCCCttcaaattgttttaatttcgcATATTTGGTTTGCTAATATGTTtgaactatttattttaaatattaatataaatatatgagAAACAATTTTTGCATATCTTTTTCCATGTTCGTACACATATGCCTATATgtgtctatatatatattttcgtaTGTAGAAAAGCAGCAGTTGGTTTCATTTTGCTgttattttgatttgatttgtaGTTTTAGTTTCTTAGTTTTCGttcaattaataaatataacgTTGCTTATTCAGTGTGAATTTGGTGTTTGGTAGCAGTACATATCGTTAGtagttctttaaaattttccattattcaaaatttgtttCCATCCCTTCTCGAACTGGTTATCGTCCATTTCATGCTGACCatttcaacaactttttgtatttgcttaaaaaattCGGTTTATTTTGAATggagtttttcttttttgttcttCTAGCCCAATTTCGTACGCTTGTGCCtagtaaaattgtttaatatttagtttttaccTTTCTTTTTTGGAAGTGTTTTGCTGTGCGAATTTGTTATCGTTATCGTTACCAACTCTTAGTTCTTCTTGCgtatgaatttaaaaaacgtCTTCATTCGTTTCCCGTTcatctttttaaatttgtttgctaattggtttttggttcgttataaaattttgaaaatatatgcatatatgtatataatatatatatatcgatttttgtttgcatttgtatttattaattctCATTgctaatatatttaattgatttagtAAATCAAAAGTTTGCTACGCTTTTTCAGTGCATTCGAAACGTTTTTTTGCTTGCACTTGAATGTCGATCTTTTATAACTTCCATTTCAACAATTTTAGCATTTTGTTATCGATTATCGCTATCGCTTCGGTTCGTTCCATCGTTTTGTTAGTTTATATAGCACATACtcgtaaataaaaatcttattGTCTTTTCATTTATAACTATGTAGCAGTTCTGCGAGTTCGTTGCCTGCGGCCTCTCGAGTGCAGTTTGGTGGAGTCTTCACTGTACTCGCTACTGGATGAAGTGCGGACTGAGTTATCGTTATCGGTTCTGCGCCTGCTTGCGCTTTCGTTTCCGCTTCCGGTTTCGCTTTCGCTTCTGTAGTGTGCTTTTAGGCGTGGTGCAAGTGCAAATGTCCTGTCTGAGTCGAGGTACTGAACAGTAAGCAACTCCTTTGTATATCGAGTtctatatatgtttatatatatatgtatcagttcattataaatttgaaatatttatccATACATTTTTGTTCTTCACTTGGTTTTGCCTAAATTCTTTTGAAAACTGAGTACTGAGTATAGGTATCTCTTTCTTTAGCAGGTCTACCCCAGTTTTCACCATCCCAGATATGATTAACTTTTGAAATTTagttgaagaaaaataaaaaaaatgaatttattttgttctCAGCCACTACATTCCACGTTCTGAATTTAATCTTTTCATCTGTAATACTTCAGTAAGGGCTTATAAAACGCTTGAAATATCTGGGAAACTAAAAACTGGCGGAGTCCTGTTCTCAAAGATCTAAAGCAAAAGCCAGCCAACCCCTAACTACTACGCAAATCTCTGGTGAGTGAACCAGTGCAGCGTCTTGTTCGGCCTGATCCTGTTCATGCCGATGCGAATCGGTTCCGTCAGATGGGAAGTGGTCGAGGTGGGCAGGAATCCGCTGAAGCCAGTATCCGAGCTGTTCCCGCTGCCATTCCCCTCCAGATCGCCGTTGTAGAGCACGGGATACACGCTGATGTTGTCCAGGTTGTCGATGTCGATGTCCCCGCCCGCATTGCGCACATAGGTCAGCTGGTGATAGGGCGTGGCCATCAGCTTCTTGGTGAACTTCCGAATAGGTCTCTTCATGGTTGTTGCCGCCGTAATGctggatgttgctgctgcttccgATGTTGCCGTTGGCGAAGCCTCAGTTAGCGTGTTGTTCAGGTTGCTGTTGATGTTCTTGTCCACGCTGAAGAGCGAGGGGGCAGCATGTTGCTGTAGTGTCGTGGCCGCAGTTGCTGCCGTGCTGGAGAGTTGCTGCATGGGTGTTGTCATCAAAGTTGCTCGCGTGCTGCCATGTGTTGCCACCGGCGGCTGCACAGTCCATAGGAGCTTCCTTGGATGCTGTTGTGGCTTCACTTCGTTCTCGGCCGCTAGCAATGTCTTGGAATTATCCACGTTGTCCCGGGGATTTTccttgctgttgctgcggtgCCTGCCTGGCTGTTGCGTGCTCTGTGCAGGGATTTCAGTCTGACTGGTTACCATTGGTGTTGCCCgcgtggtggtgctgctgctgcttctatTGCTTCTGGCCAGCGGCGTCTGCTCTATCACCAGCTGCGAGCCCGATGTCGAGGTAGTTGTGGCCGCCGTTGCCGCTATTGCTGATGTTGCTTTGGTTTCAATTGTCGCCGTGGACTCCGCCTCCGGATCGTCCACCAACTCGGGCTCGTAGTGCAGCAACTCGGTGTCGTTGCCGCCGGATGCCTCGGCCTCCATTTCGGTGATGTAGGTGGCCCAGGCGTCGtagttgctgctgctactgctgctgctgctaatACTGTCTTcagatgttgctgttgtgctgctgctgctaaaGCTGTCGATCGTGGACCAGGTGGACCAGGGCTccaagctgctgctgctgccgctgttgctaCTGCTGTTGTAGGTATCCAAATCCTCGAAGCCcgtactgctgctgctgctgctgtagaGGGTGTCGTCGGTGTACGGCAATGTTGCTGCCGTGGCAAGtagttgcagttgctgttgctgctgtgctttCGGCCTGCCCTTACCCTTTCTTCGCCGCCCCTTGCGCTTGCTGCTcagtgttgttgttgtcaatTGTGTTGCAATGGTTGCTGCTGCTATTGGCGTTGGTGtgggtgttgctgttgctggtgcaGGCATTTGTTTCGTTGGACTAGCTGATACtcgttgttggtgttgctgttgcttctGCTGCTTGCGCCGCTTCTGCTTCTTCTCGTGTTGCTGTcgtcgcagcagcagcgatgGATCATTGTGATGATGTCGCacctgatgttgctgctgctgctgttgctgctgctgcttctgccgGTTTATCGCTAATTGCTTTTTGTTAGTGCTACTTAAACTAGTACTACTATTATTAAGAATAacgttattattattatggccATGATGctcctgttgctgttgcaactTTTGATTTTGGTTATTCGATTTGTGGcggttgtttttgttgttgcgcGGGGGCTTCCgagtgatgttgctgttgccactgttgctgttgctgccactgttgccattgccattgccgttGCTATGGTGATGGCGGAAAAACTGCTCGGCCTCGATCTTGTTGAACATGTAGCAGGCATCGTTGACGCTCTTCTTGGGCCCCACAGGCTTACCTCGGTGCGTGAACCCGACACGTCGCTGCAGATCGACAACGGAACGGAACACGAAATAACCGTGCACGATGGTCTCGTTGAAGTAGCAGGTATCTCGCAGTTCCCTCTGCAACCAGAAAAGATATACAtgtagatacagatacatagaTGGAGATATATCGATTGGCATCCGCGCACTTCACATGCAATTTATGAGCGGCATTTCCGTTCATAAGGTTGAGGTAAGGTGTTATATGCGGTGGATATTCTGATGGTATTCTGATATGCGTATCTACAACGATGACAGCGACATCATCGCGCGAGGAGTGAACGTTTAGTCTGCCttctgtttatttataaaacactTGAAATCTCAAAACGACAACCAAATGAAACGCGGCTTATGACTTGGATGTTGGAGTACCCTGGGTAGCTATATATTTGGGGGGTATTGGTTTGCTATTGCCGGGGACGagtaaaatgattaaaaactaaagatgttaatcaaaaatgtttgaagtAATTAGGGGAATTATTTTAGATTACTATTTCTTATCCCATTTGCTAGGATacctttcatttaaatttaatgaggGGCGAagtttttatcataaaataatatattggAAAGCTTGATTTTCTGgttaatcaaaaaaaaaggatttaTTTTCATTCCAGGGTATTTACAGATCCCATACCATAACCCTTAACCTTCCTATTTGGCTTGTTGAGCGCGTGTTGCTGCCGTGTTGGCCATTTGTGCTATCAGCGGACCGACCTGATCGCTCAGATCGAGGCGATTGCGGTGATTGCGGCTGCTGCCAAAACGACGTAGATGAAACCTTTCCCAAGCAATTAAGTCTTGGGCCATATTTAGCGACGAACTACTTGTTTGCTCTTCGCATATTTATAGCTCGTGATTGCTATTTTTGAGCAGCTTCTCGCCGCTGGTCGAGTGCCGCCGAGTGCTTGGGGTAAGCACATTCGTTCTATTTCTAGAAGGGATCGAGTAATCAGAAGTTGCGACCTCGGCCCACACTTGCCACACCGAACTTACCGCGAAAAGCCACCCGAGATATCGCCTGGAGTGCGCTAATCACGGCGAGTATTTGCACAACAGCTCAACTTGGATTTTGCGGTCATACTCGAAAGCAATGGAAATGCCTGACCTTAGGGGTTCTATTGTTTGCCCAGAGCTCGAGTGCGGTTTAGCTAACTAACTGTGGCTGCGAGTGGCGAAAAGGACATTGAAATGTTTTCGCCATTACCACATAAACAGCGGCTATTAAGTGCCCCGTCATGCGTCTGATTGATTAGACATATCTAACTGGCATAAACGAGTTGTTTGGCCTTTATGATGGCAAATCTCGGTGCTCGAGTGGCGGCACTTCAGCGTGTGACATTAAAAGGGGCTCGTGGAAAGTGTTACAATGTCTcgaaaatttgattttccaCTTCCTCTGAATGCCCGAACAGTTGCCATTCATTGCTCCATGCGAaatcacgcatacgccgcgtaaGCCTATCTGGAAATCCGAATCTGTGCCACATTCGGCCGTAATTGCATATGAAATTGTTCGCATTTTCGAAttacaaattacaaaaatattgtaataaatattttgttcgGCCCGCTGACAGATTTGGTGCAGCCGCAAACGGGTTTTCACCCATTGTGGCTGACAATTTGGCCGGGTCGCCGCAATATTGTTATTGTCGTCTAAGCGATCGTTTGCATAAAACCATTATGTGGAACATGTCATAAATTATAGTGTTTGTACAGTTAGTTtgcataaaaacaaatcgagGAGAAGCGGAAAAAATGGTATTCTACGCCTAGTCGAGTATGTGAAGtacaaatgcaatttaatCAAAGTCGCTGCACCGGGCCTTGGCCATATCAGCATCTATATAGCGGCAGAACAAATATTGTCGAGCATATAATTATGGCTATTGCCAACAATTTGCTTGCCCAACAAGATGCCATAAACCTTATCTAGCCATAAACAAATCGTGTGGAAATTCCCTTTCATCTTGGCGATGCCTATTATCTACTTAGGGATGTACCCCCTTTGAAGAGTGAATCACTCTGCTCGTCGGAGAACTCCCAAACTCATGATGATGGTATAAAGGTCACTACTCACCATGCCAACTAATCTCCAATTGTCGTTGAAACACAAATATCTTTGAGTTTCTTTTGCGTACAGTGCTATTTTGAATTCGTTGTTCAGATAATCCGGGAAGCCGACTATCGTTATATTTTCTGAAAAACACAGaatcaaaacaacaaattaattCCATTAGTTACCGATGTAAATATTTGGCgggcaaaaacatttttaattaaaggcAAACATGGCTCTTTTCGTCGAAGTGATTAAGCGTGCCAAAACGGAAGGTAACGCTGTTTGGGGGCGGGGGTTTATCATTAACGTCGAGATAAAAGTGTGTGTAAGACTAGAACTTTGACCTTACTGAGGAACACGTGTCCTAGCGGATATTACTTGATGAATGTCGAAGGTGATGAGTTGCTGTCAAACATTTAtgatacaaataaatatcGGGAATACATTTTTAGAGCTTCCCAAATTGAAGACTCTGTAGAATTCTTATTCTATAAATACCGAATCTACGTATTTTTCTATTCCAATTTCTCTTAAAAGGTATTACTACTTTAATTCTTTAATAGTATTCTATTCACTTTTAAGGCAGAACTAGTTGAAACCCCAATAATAATTAGACTGGGACTTATTCCTCCTTATTTGTTTGCTATAATTTCGATCAAGAACCAAAACAATTTCCCAAAATAGTCGGCGCGTGCATTAAACCTCGAAGCCCCGAAGTCAAGTAGCCAAGGTGCGCATGCTCTCTCCGCTAATTATAAACCGACAATGTGGGGCCCGCAGATGTATCTGGAGTATCTGGCGGGGCATCTGCCCCTGGGTTCACCAATCCAgatactgtatctgtatctggccTCGACAGGCTATTGAACTTCAGAGGGGTGGACCAGGAGGAGGGATGCGGCCACAAAAGTCACTAATAAGTAAAGCACTTGAAAATCCAAAGAAAAAGGCAACACGAGGAGAAAAGCCACTCGAGTTAGATTGATAGGTGACTGGGTTCAGCCCGGGCCCGGTCCCGGTCCCAGTCGTCTGCCATTCTGCCGTTCTGccagtaattaaatttatgcacACAAATTCTTGGCAAGAGTCGCCGTTCTCGGTCTTGGTCTGGGTCTCGGTATGGGTTCCGAGTTCTGGGATCTCAGCTCTCAGCTCTCATATTTCATAAGCCGGGCGAGCTGAGGGCTTGAGTGACTCTGTGCTTCACACCTTTGTCCGCCGGTGGCAGCCACTTGTGCCTTGTGCCCCAGGGAGCAccctttgttgttgttattgtgaTTCACGACCCGGCCGCTCGGCTGGCTTATTGATTTCATTAGTTTGGTGACACAAACCCCGAGTGGAGCACCCTCAGGCAGCCGGCACTTGCGAGTGCGCACTTGGTGCTGAACTGGGAGAAAAAAGGGGGCTCAAATCAAGATACTTGAATaggtattataataatattttatatatatggaatATTTAAAGTACGTTTCTatacttttaatattaaaaaagaatgcattttttctttgaaaattttgTGGACCTCTCTTGTAGATCCTGACTATGTATATAATAcacacttttaaatattttaaaatcgtttAAGATGGTTTCATTTAGTGTTATGATAGTTTATGTGAAAGAAAAATACTGTCTTTTACATTTAGTCGTTCtaaattaagtatttttatatattaagcatTCTATTTTTGTTGCGTTCTATAAGTTTTAGAAAGTAAATTAATCCTAAATAAAATGGATTAAGTCTTTTTGAACATATCAGGGTGGAAGAAATAATGTCCTTTCATCCTTTTTCCTTCAGTGGATTGGATCTTCAAGTCATAGCGTACTTGTTCCTATGGAGGCAATCCACCTCCATAGAGCCATATTTGCCTACTTGATTTCCCAGCCGAGCAGGAAGTGCAAGTCCATCCAGATGAGCAACGGTACTGTTGTTGCGGTCTTTGTGGTTTGGGTTAATCTATTAGATGACCCAAGATTTAATATCGTTGAACTCCCAATGACTTTGACATTGAAGGTGGCACAGTTCCTAACATCTATTTGACTTCAGACTGTCCCCCTTAGACATAAAAACCCAAAACTAGAAAAGCCaagtgtttatttttgttttcccgaCACACTCACACCCCCGAAAAAGCCATCAAATGCATTTTAGGCTTTGGAATTTTAATGAGCTTCGATCTTTTTGGATATTTTAGAGATCTTCGCTACGGGTTTGTTTTTCACTCAATAAAAAGCTTCGATCGGGTCGCATTTTTGCCGCAAGTTATTAAGATTTTAACAGCCAAATCTTCGTCTTATGCCGAGTTTCTAATTAAGTTATTAGTCATGGTGAGTGGAATGTTCGTCTCGAcgcgtttcgtttcgtttggtTCCGAAAGGGCGTTTGAACTGGGAAATGCATCAGCATAAACATGGCAAAATAACACCGACCGAAGGGCGTTCTGAGATGGTATCGATAGAGGGCTCTATATGGGGGCGTGATTTGTTTCAGAAACGAAGCGGTGGATATAGAATTTCGAGCGGACTGGTTGTTCTAATTTATGGTCATTTATGGCACTGAATGATAGCGGCTGGCTGGCCATAACTTAATTGTCACTTACTGAAGGGCGCGATGTCACAGAACTTGCGTCACTAAACTGGCAAAAATCCATAAGCAAGAGATAAGAATTTCACACCTTCACCAGTTAATTGCAAATTCTTTGGGCCTTATAATTAGTGGTTTCAAGCCTAATATATCATTGTTTCAGTTAATACATCTCTGCTTTATAAATAGCCCAGTTTATATGGGCTGGCCCACCAGCTGTGCACAGCTTTATTTTGTGGGCCGTAAAAACACAGCTCTTGAAGCATAATGTCAAAGCCCGAAAATGTAACAAATGACACACTCAGAGGGAAGCCGAAAAAGCAGCGAATCAGGCATTATGCTGGAACAATCAGGAAAACAAAGAACACGGCCAGCAAACAAACCATAAAAACACAGCCACGTTAATCAAATATGCAAGCAATGAGCTTCatcaacataaaattaaaaaatcataaaatgcTAAACTGCACAGCATGAACAAAATCCAAAATCAAAAcccaaatcaaaataaaaacaaaaatcagaTATCTCGTCGACGAGCTGGGGCGTCAAAAGGCCTCGTAATTGCGGCACATGTacgaaaaacaacagcgtcGAAAATCAGAAAAAGATTTTACGATCCATCCGTGTACATATGGATATGGTTATGGTCAGCCCAGTCGCCGTCACACGGTTGTTCACTTTGTCATTCCATCAGCATGATCTGCGCCTCCGTCTCTGATTTGAGTTATGGGATCTGTGGGGACAGTGACCAAGATCGGTGGATCGGTGGGCGTTGCCAGCTCTCGTCTCGGCGGCTTGATAAGCATAAATCGCAGCTTATCGATCTCTATGATAATCAAGAGCCATTTCCCCGGCATGTTTATCGGGACCAAGCATATTTGATTTTGCTTTTCAGATTCTACTTTCACTCTCAAAAGGGTTATTTATGCGTATAAGAATTCCATGCCGGCTTGTGATTTAAAGAGGAGACTTTAAGtaaatgcaaacaaatggCAGGAAATGCAACTGATAGGTGTACTTAGTGGGGGATTTCTTATACCATTTACCAATTTATTCTATAGAAACTCTACAAAATCTTTGGAAGAACCCATGTTCCTTTTGATCATGGCAGACTGTTATCCTTGGCTTTTGAGCGTAACTTCCCCCGAGAGCATTGCCCCTTTGAGATCCAATAGTTCCTGGAATGTCGTCTGAGGCATTCACTTCGATGGCTGCATTCCCGGAACCTCAGCGCTGACGATTGCAGTTGGGTTCCCTGCGCTCCGGGGCTCCGGTCTCTGGAGCCTGGGGTCTTGAGTTGGGTCCGGGTGAAGCGTCTTAGATTACACTCGGCCCTAAGTaattgcattttgcattttgcatatGCGGCAAAGTCAACAAACAACTGCGATTTGTCACATGCTGCAACTAGTGGCCCTGG is part of the Drosophila biarmipes strain raj3 chromosome 2R, RU_DBia_V1.1, whole genome shotgun sequence genome and encodes:
- the LOC108030222 gene encoding ras guanine nucleotide exchange factor glfB isoform X2, with the translated sequence MSNQLERLLFFIVVISGALCTVEDYVIMSQCAHNKAIHLAAEGTVSVTDTSQIQNITIVGFPDYLNNEFKIALYAKETQRYLCFNDNWRLVGMRELRDTCYFNETIVHGYFVFRSVVDLQRRVGFTHRGKPVGPKKSVNDACYMFNKIEAEQFFRHHHSNGNGNGNSGSNSNSGNSNITRKPPRNNKNNRHKSNNQNQKLQQQQEHHGHNNNNVILNNSSTSLSSTNKKQLAINRQKQQQQQQQQQHQVRHHHNDPSLLLRRQQHEKKQKRRKQQKQQQHQQRVSASPTKQMPAPATATPTPTPIAAATIATQLTTTTLSSKRKGRRRKGKGRPKAQQQQQLQLLATAATLPYTDDTLYSSSSSSTGFEDLDTYNSSSNSGSSSSLEPWSTWSTIDSFSSSSTTATSEDSISSSSSSSSNYDAWATYITEMEAEASGGNDTELLHYEPELVDDPEAESTATIETKATSAIAATAATTTSTSGSQLVIEQTPLARSNRSSSSTTTRATPMVTSQTEIPAQSTQQPGRHRSNSKENPRDNVDNSKTLLAAENEVKPQQHPRKLLWTVQPPVATHGSTRATLMTTPMQQLSSTAATAATTLQQHAAPSLFSVDKNINSNLNNTLTEASPTATSEAAATSSITAATTMKRPIRKFTKKLMATPYHQLTYVRNAGGDIDIDNLDNISVYPVLYNGDLEGNGSGNSSDTGFSGFLPTSTTSHLTEPIRIGMNRIRPNKTLHWFTHQRFA
- the LOC108030222 gene encoding ras guanine nucleotide exchange factor glfB isoform X1, with product MLPQLTVYAKIIYLLMVVISGALCTVEDYVIMSQCAHNKAIHLAAEGTVSVTDTSQIQNITIVGFPDYLNNEFKIALYAKETQRYLCFNDNWRLVGMRELRDTCYFNETIVHGYFVFRSVVDLQRRVGFTHRGKPVGPKKSVNDACYMFNKIEAEQFFRHHHSNGNGNGNSGSNSNSGNSNITRKPPRNNKNNRHKSNNQNQKLQQQQEHHGHNNNNVILNNSSTSLSSTNKKQLAINRQKQQQQQQQQQHQVRHHHNDPSLLLRRQQHEKKQKRRKQQKQQQHQQRVSASPTKQMPAPATATPTPTPIAAATIATQLTTTTLSSKRKGRRRKGKGRPKAQQQQQLQLLATAATLPYTDDTLYSSSSSSTGFEDLDTYNSSSNSGSSSSLEPWSTWSTIDSFSSSSTTATSEDSISSSSSSSSNYDAWATYITEMEAEASGGNDTELLHYEPELVDDPEAESTATIETKATSAIAATAATTTSTSGSQLVIEQTPLARSNRSSSSTTTRATPMVTSQTEIPAQSTQQPGRHRSNSKENPRDNVDNSKTLLAAENEVKPQQHPRKLLWTVQPPVATHGSTRATLMTTPMQQLSSTAATAATTLQQHAAPSLFSVDKNINSNLNNTLTEASPTATSEAAATSSITAATTMKRPIRKFTKKLMATPYHQLTYVRNAGGDIDIDNLDNISVYPVLYNGDLEGNGSGNSSDTGFSGFLPTSTTSHLTEPIRIGMNRIRPNKTLHWFTHQRFA